ACGACGGTTAAGCGTTGATCACGATCGGATGTAGCGACAATTATACGAGGGGGAGAAGGAACTATTCGGCGAAAAAAAGACGCACAGACCTTTTCAATGTAAGTATCAGCCGTTTGCGTCCAGGCTGTGAAATATATGGATAAATTAGGGGAATGATTTTCTAAAGAACTGGGGGTTTTTTGGTATTGGGAGTCAAAGACGACCTGAGTGTGAAAACCTTGATGGGCAGTGTAGTTAATTAGGGCTTCTATCAACTCCTGACGTGCCAGTTCTAGTCCGTGGTGATCGCGGGTTTTTTTGAGACAAGTCCAACTACCAATAATGTTATAGCCGTCTACAAGTAATAAAGGATAATGAGAAGTAGGCATTATTTTTAAGGGTCATCATAGACAATCAATGATTCTGCTGAAATTGAGAATTATCTAATTTTAACAAAATATTTAGGCTTTTGGAGAATTTGTTTCTAACAATCTGGCCTTAAGGGTTTGAGGATCGCCTTTATCAACGACTTGGCCCCCTTGCAATAAAAAAGCCCCATCACAATAATTTAACTCTTCTAAGCGATGAGTCACCCAAAGGGCGGTTAGACCTCGACTTTTAACCAGACGTTGTACCTGGGCCACCAGTTCCAGTTGAGTATCAGGATCTAGTAAGGCTGTAGGTTCATCCAGTAGAAGAACATTACAATGACGAGCGATCGCACCAGCAATAGCGATCCGTTGTTTTTGTCCCCCACTGAGGGCATAAATAGGGCGGCGTTCTAATTCTAGAAGATTAACCGCACTGAGGGCTTCTGCGACGCGCTGACGCACTTGAGAGGGGGTTAAATTTTCTTGGACTAACCCAAAAGCAATATCAGCCCCAACTGTCGGCATAACTAGCTGACGATCAGGGTTTTGGAAGACGAACCCCACAGGAGGGTTCATATAGATAGTTCCGCTTTGAGGGGTTAGGAGTCCCATTAATAGTCGTAACAGGGTTGATTTTCCACTGCCGTTAGTTCCTAATAACATCCAAAATTCTCCTTCAGGGACGCTTAAAGAGCAAGATTGGAGTACAGAGGCGTTTTCCTGCCAACGGAAGCTTAAATCTTGAACTTGAATGGCACTATTAGTCATTTAGGCTAAGTTGTGGGCTAAACCTTTAAGTTTAACCTGAAGTTTCAGAGTTTGCCTTGTTCTAACAATAAAAGTTCAGTTACGTCTCCTTCTGTGAGGGGTTCACTAAATAGATATCCTTGCATTTCTTTACAGTCTAAACTTTGCAATAAATCTAGTTGAGTCTGGGTTTCGACTCCTTCAGCTACGACTCTGAGATCTAAACTATTTCCTAATGTAATAGCTGCCGAAATAAGGGCGATACTTTTGGGAATATTTGAGAGATTTTGAACTCGTAATTGAGAAATTTTTATAGTTTCAAAGGGAAAGTCATTAAGATGATTTAAGCAAGAATAACCGATACCAAAATCATCCATTGATAGATGAATTCCCATTTTTCTGAGTTCTAATAAAACTTCTTGAGCTTTCGCCGGATTTAGTAGGAGAGCTTTTTCAGTTATTTCTAACTCTAGCCATCGGGGTTCAAGTTCTGTTTCTTTTAATATCTGAGCTATCATATTAACACAATCAGGATTAATTAATTGTTGAGGAGACAAGTTAACAGATATGGGAAGACAAGGTAGTCCGATACTTTGCCAAATTTTATTTTGAATACAGGCATTTTTAAGTACCCATTGATCTAAGGATTTAATGACGTTTGTTTGTTCAGCCAGAGGAATGAAGTTTTGAGGTAGTATTTTGCCGAATGTTGGATGTTGCCAACGAATAAGGGCTTCTACACCTGATATTTCTCCGGTTTGAATTTTGATTTGGGGTTGATAATAAAGCAAAAATTGATCTTGTTTTACTGCTTTTTCTAAGACCATCTTTGC
The genomic region above belongs to Aphanothece sacrum FPU1 and contains:
- a CDS encoding energy-coupling factor ABC transporter ATP-binding protein — its product is MTNSAIQVQDLSFRWQENASVLQSCSLSVPEGEFWMLLGTNGSGKSTLLRLLMGLLTPQSGTIYMNPPVGFVFQNPDRQLVMPTVGADIAFGLVQENLTPSQVRQRVAEALSAVNLLELERRPIYALSGGQKQRIAIAGAIARHCNVLLLDEPTALLDPDTQLELVAQVQRLVKSRGLTALWVTHRLEELNYCDGAFLLQGGQVVDKGDPQTLKARLLETNSPKA
- a CDS encoding NYN domain-containing protein; protein product: MPTSHYPLLLVDGYNIIGSWTCLKKTRDHHGLELARQELIEALINYTAHQGFHTQVVFDSQYQKTPSSLENHSPNLSIYFTAWTQTADTYIEKVCASFFRRIVPSPPRIIVATSDRDQRLTVVGYGAEWMSAQGLANDVELSTRQVKQKQRSNQRTPGRFLFNCLDSKSQERLAQWR